Proteins encoded within one genomic window of Sphingobacterium sp. lm-10:
- a CDS encoding sugar MFS transporter, with amino-acid sequence MKIIPTQQPSSTLGPMIIIGSLFFIFGFVTWLNSLLIPYLKIACELSETQSYLVTFAFYISYLVMAPISAKVLKRYGFKKGMGISLAIMALGAALFIPAAFLRAYELFLLGLFTIGGGLAILQTASNPYITILGPVESAAKRISIMGIFNKLAGAAAPIVLGFFLNLDEADKIASQVNSLSKSEHKAALDAVALQVVHPYMGIVLVLAILAYFIIKSNLPEVEPPEEEVEDSLSEAPERNSIWAHRQIVLGFIALFMYVGVEVIAGDTIIAYGKSLGIPLSQAKFFTGLTMSAMISGYLIGIWAIPRFIAQEVALKWCAILGMIFTVIIVSTTGMVSLAFVAMLGLANSLVWPAIWPLALRGMGRLTPSASGLLVMGIAGGAVLPLAYGQLSQLIGNTQAYWIVFPSYLFVLYYATLGHRTSHKQRP; translated from the coding sequence ATGAAAATTATACCTACACAACAACCCTCATCGACTTTAGGTCCAATGATTATTATCGGGTCACTATTTTTTATCTTTGGGTTTGTCACTTGGCTAAATTCCTTATTGATCCCATACCTAAAGATCGCCTGTGAGCTTAGCGAGACACAATCCTACCTGGTCACCTTCGCTTTTTATATCTCCTACCTCGTCATGGCTCCGATATCAGCAAAAGTCCTAAAGCGATATGGGTTTAAAAAAGGCATGGGTATCTCTTTGGCTATCATGGCTTTGGGCGCTGCACTATTTATTCCGGCGGCTTTTCTCAGAGCCTATGAGCTATTTTTGCTGGGGCTATTTACGATTGGAGGAGGTCTGGCCATCCTGCAGACAGCGTCCAATCCATATATAACCATCCTAGGGCCGGTAGAATCGGCGGCAAAGCGTATCTCTATCATGGGTATCTTCAATAAGCTCGCTGGCGCTGCTGCTCCAATTGTGCTTGGTTTTTTCTTGAACTTGGACGAAGCAGATAAAATCGCGAGTCAGGTTAATTCGCTTAGCAAATCAGAACACAAGGCAGCTTTGGATGCGGTAGCGCTTCAGGTGGTGCATCCATACATGGGTATTGTGCTGGTTTTGGCAATCCTAGCCTACTTTATTATTAAATCTAACCTACCAGAAGTAGAGCCTCCTGAAGAAGAGGTTGAGGATTCTCTTTCAGAAGCACCAGAGAGAAACAGCATATGGGCTCATCGGCAAATTGTGCTGGGTTTTATTGCTTTATTCATGTACGTAGGCGTTGAGGTAATTGCCGGAGACACTATTATTGCTTACGGCAAGTCCTTGGGGATTCCACTCTCCCAAGCCAAATTTTTTACTGGATTGACCATGAGCGCCATGATTAGCGGCTATCTAATAGGAATATGGGCGATCCCAAGATTTATCGCGCAGGAGGTGGCTCTAAAATGGTGCGCCATACTAGGTATGATTTTTACAGTTATAATAGTCAGCACTACCGGTATGGTGTCTTTGGCTTTTGTCGCTATGCTAGGTCTGGCCAATTCCCTGGTATGGCCAGCGATATGGCCTCTAGCGTTGAGAGGAATGGGCCGGCTGACACCGTCAGCATCTGGACTCTTGGTCATGGGTATTGCCGGAGGGGCTGTTCTACCTTTAGCTTATGGCCAATTATCACAACTTATTGGCAATACACAAGCTTATTGGATTGTCTTTCCAAGTTATTTGTTCGTCCTTTATTACGCTACACTTGGGCATCGCACTAGTCATAAACAACGTCCTTAG
- a CDS encoding glutamine--tRNA ligase/YqeY domain fusion protein, whose protein sequence is MLEEEKSLNFIEEIIEEDLREGKNDGRVLTRFPPEPNGYLHIGHAKSICLNFSVANRYKGQTNLRFDDTNPVTEDAEYVESIKQDIQWLGFQWANELYTSDYFDQLYELAVSLIRQGLAYVDDSTAEEIAAAKGTPTEPGVPTPYRDRSIEENLQLFQEMRDGVYPDGAKVLRAKIDLANPNMHLRDPLLYRIKHADHHRTGDKWKIYPMYDFAHGQSDAIEKITHSICTLEFIPHRPLYDWLINKLEIFPSKQYEFSRLNLNYTVMSKRKLLQLVNEGLVESWDDPRMPTISGLRRRGYTPASIRNFCDRIGVQKRENMIDVGLLEFCIREDLNKTAWRRMAVIDPIKLVITNYPEAQEEILVGENNPEVEGGEGSRDIPFSRELWIEREDFMENAPKKFFRLGPGLSVRLKHAYIVECHDFVKDESGKVTEVHVNYLPNSKSGEDTSGLKVKGTIHWVSVPHAKTVEVRLYDRLFQDENPAASEDFRTLINPESLQIVEKAYVEPDLATAEPGRGYQFIRMGYYTLDTKSTPSHLVFNRTVTLRDSWAKEVKKG, encoded by the coding sequence ATGTTAGAGGAAGAAAAATCACTGAATTTTATCGAAGAAATCATCGAAGAGGATCTTCGGGAAGGTAAGAACGATGGACGTGTATTGACCCGTTTTCCGCCGGAACCGAATGGTTACCTGCATATTGGTCATGCTAAATCTATCTGTTTAAACTTTTCGGTAGCCAACAGGTATAAGGGGCAAACTAATCTACGCTTCGACGATACCAATCCGGTAACCGAAGATGCGGAATATGTAGAAAGCATCAAACAGGATATTCAGTGGTTAGGCTTCCAATGGGCAAATGAATTATACACCTCTGATTATTTCGATCAGCTTTACGAACTTGCGGTGTCGTTGATTCGCCAGGGATTGGCTTACGTGGATGATAGTACGGCAGAGGAAATTGCAGCTGCTAAAGGTACGCCTACCGAACCTGGTGTGCCTACGCCATACCGCGATCGATCGATCGAGGAAAACTTGCAATTATTTCAGGAAATGCGTGACGGTGTCTATCCTGATGGCGCAAAGGTATTGCGCGCTAAAATTGATTTGGCGAATCCAAATATGCATCTGCGCGACCCTTTGTTATATCGTATTAAACACGCGGACCACCATCGTACGGGCGACAAGTGGAAGATCTATCCCATGTATGATTTTGCACATGGACAATCCGATGCGATTGAGAAAATCACGCATTCGATCTGTACCTTGGAGTTTATTCCACATCGTCCACTATACGATTGGTTGATCAATAAATTGGAGATTTTCCCTTCTAAACAATACGAGTTTTCGCGCCTGAATCTGAATTATACCGTGATGAGCAAACGCAAGTTGCTGCAACTGGTCAACGAAGGTTTGGTAGAAAGTTGGGACGATCCACGGATGCCTACTATTTCAGGATTACGCCGTCGTGGCTACACGCCTGCGAGTATCCGTAATTTCTGCGATCGTATAGGCGTACAGAAGCGAGAGAACATGATTGACGTGGGCTTATTGGAATTCTGTATCCGCGAAGATCTGAATAAAACGGCTTGGAGACGTATGGCCGTCATCGATCCTATAAAACTAGTGATCACCAACTATCCGGAAGCACAGGAAGAAATATTAGTCGGTGAAAATAATCCAGAGGTAGAAGGTGGTGAAGGATCACGTGATATTCCCTTCTCCCGTGAGCTTTGGATAGAGCGAGAAGACTTTATGGAAAACGCGCCAAAGAAATTCTTCCGGTTAGGGCCAGGCTTATCGGTGCGTTTGAAACACGCCTATATTGTAGAATGTCACGATTTCGTGAAAGACGAGTCTGGGAAAGTGACCGAGGTGCATGTTAATTATTTACCTAACTCAAAATCTGGGGAAGATACCTCAGGATTGAAAGTGAAAGGAACGATTCATTGGGTATCGGTACCACATGCCAAGACGGTAGAGGTTCGATTATACGATCGTTTGTTTCAAGACGAAAATCCCGCCGCGTCGGAAGATTTTCGGACCTTAATCAACCCAGAAAGTTTGCAAATCGTAGAAAAGGCTTATGTAGAACCCGATCTGGCAACTGCTGAGCCGGGTAGAGGATACCAGTTTATCCGGATGGGATATTATACCTTAGACACCAAGTCTACGCCATCACATCTGGTCTTTAACCGTACAGTGACGCTGCGAGATTCGTGGGCGAAGGAAGTGAAAAAGGGATAA